A DNA window from Paramormyrops kingsleyae isolate MSU_618 chromosome 10, PKINGS_0.4, whole genome shotgun sequence contains the following coding sequences:
- the mxd3 gene encoding max dimerization protein 3 isoform X2, which translates to MEINKGNIHVLLQAAEYLERREREAEHGYASASPFDIKGVSCKRNKHKNKTSDSTRSVHNELEKHRRAQLRQCLEQLKQQVPLSSDSARHTTLNLLRRARLHIKKLQEQEERARVRKEQLRREQRGLRVRLEQLLGGGTERVRNDSMGSAMSSERGRGGGRGERGVCVSGI; encoded by the exons ATGGAGATCAACAAAGGCAACATCCACGTTCTTCTGCAAGCCGCAGAGTATCTGGAAAGGAGAGAGCGAG AAGCGGAACATGGTTACGCGTCGGCGTCACCCTTTGACATTAAAGGAGTTTCTTGTAAGAGAAACAAGCACAAAAACAAGACCTCTGATAGCACAAG GTCTGTGCATAATGAACTGGAGAAACACAG GCGTGCGCAGCTACGGCAGTGCCTGGAGCAGCTGAAGCAGCAGGTTCCCCTCTCGTCGGACTCGGCGAGGCACACCACGCTCAACCTGCTCCGGCGGGCCCGGCTGCACATTAAG aagctgcaggagcaggaggagcgCGCTCGGGTAAGGAAGGAGCAGTTACGTCGGGAGCAGAGGGGGCTGCGGGTGCGTCTGGAgcagctgctgggggggggcacggagAGGGTGCGCAACGACAGCATGGGCTCGGCAATGTCCTCCGAAAG AGGACGTGGAGGTGGACGTGGAGAGCgtggtgtttgtgtgtctggAATCTGA
- the mxd3 gene encoding max dimerization protein 3 isoform X1 yields the protein MEINKGNIHVLLQAAEYLERREREAEHGYASASPFDIKGVSCKRNKHKNKTSDSTRSVHNELEKHRRAQLRQCLEQLKQQVPLSSDSARHTTLNLLRRARLHIKKLQEQEERARVRKEQLRREQRGLRVRLEQLLGGGTERVRNDSMGSAMSSERSDSDREDVEVDVESVVFVCLESDGLGATQTEGDHSYSSPGCSWL from the exons ATGGAGATCAACAAAGGCAACATCCACGTTCTTCTGCAAGCCGCAGAGTATCTGGAAAGGAGAGAGCGAG AAGCGGAACATGGTTACGCGTCGGCGTCACCCTTTGACATTAAAGGAGTTTCTTGTAAGAGAAACAAGCACAAAAACAAGACCTCTGATAGCACAAG GTCTGTGCATAATGAACTGGAGAAACACAG GCGTGCGCAGCTACGGCAGTGCCTGGAGCAGCTGAAGCAGCAGGTTCCCCTCTCGTCGGACTCGGCGAGGCACACCACGCTCAACCTGCTCCGGCGGGCCCGGCTGCACATTAAG aagctgcaggagcaggaggagcgCGCTCGGGTAAGGAAGGAGCAGTTACGTCGGGAGCAGAGGGGGCTGCGGGTGCGTCTGGAgcagctgctgggggggggcacggagAGGGTGCGCAACGACAGCATGGGCTCGGCAATGTCCTCCGAAAGGTCCGACTCTGACCGAG AGGACGTGGAGGTGGACGTGGAGAGCgtggtgtttgtgtgtctggAATCTGATGGCTTGGGGGCTACCCAAACCGAAGGGGATCACAGCTACTCCAGCCCTGGCTGTTCCTGGCTATGA